The nucleotide window CTTGCTACTTGGTCTCCTTGTGCGCCGTGTGCTTGCGGCACGTGGAGCAGAACTTCTTGAGTTCGAGCTTGTCGGGCGTCGTCTTCTTGTTCTTCGTGGTCGTGTAGTTCCGGTTCTTGCAGTCGACGCACGCCAGCGTGATGATGTCCCGCATCGTCCGTTCCCTTCCCCTACTCGATGATTTCCGCGACGACGCCGGCGCCCACGGTCCGTCCGCCCTCGCGGATCGCGAACCGAAGCTCCTTCTCCATCGCCACCGGTGTGATC belongs to Deltaproteobacteria bacterium and includes:
- the rpmG gene encoding 50S ribosomal protein L33 — translated: MRDIITLACVDCKNRNYTTTKNKKTTPDKLELKKFCSTCRKHTAHKETK